One Sphingobacteruim zhuxiongii DNA window includes the following coding sequences:
- a CDS encoding amidohydrolase: MRKAGLYIWILLSTLSFFSCTTNQQIDLIVYNAKVYTVDSSFRTVEAIAINNGVFIDRGNSQDLLNKYTAKEKIDAQGKFIYPGFYDSHGHFFLLADAMDEVNLLGTASYDDLLDRLRKYIAANPEKKWIVGNGWDQNLWPDKKFPTKDSLDKYFPEIPIFLSRVDYHAALVNSKALAAASIDSVFMVDGGLISSNEEGKLDGILVDNAMKLVSEHIPLEHKDVLVKMLQRTQDSLFSVGLTSIVDAGLTEQQIDYLKVFYNADSLQIRNYAMVAANPKSVKNYLRSGTFESERLTVRSFKLMADGALGSRGACLLHPYHDAPTNGFLLQSPEEFDKLIKELANSNFQVNTHAIGDSANRLILDTYGKYLKQGKDRRWRIEHAQIIAPEDFKKFKQFAIIPSVQPTHATSDMYWAEDRLGHDRMKGAYAYRDLLEQYGLLALGSDFPVEHYNPMYGFHAAVARVDKNNFPKGGFQIENAITREQALRGMTIWAAYACFQEKKRGSIEKGKDADFVLLDEDIMQVAPEKLRNIKTLQTFVAGESVFKRK; this comes from the coding sequence ATGAGAAAGGCAGGCCTTTATATTTGGATTCTACTAAGCACTTTATCCTTTTTTTCGTGTACGACAAATCAACAGATTGACTTAATCGTGTACAATGCGAAGGTATATACGGTTGACTCCTCTTTTCGAACCGTTGAAGCGATCGCTATTAACAACGGTGTATTCATCGATCGTGGAAATTCTCAAGATTTATTAAACAAATACACAGCAAAAGAGAAGATTGACGCGCAAGGTAAATTTATTTACCCTGGCTTCTACGACTCTCATGGGCACTTCTTTCTATTGGCAGATGCTATGGATGAAGTAAATTTATTAGGAACAGCATCTTACGATGACCTCCTTGATCGACTTAGAAAATACATTGCAGCAAATCCAGAAAAAAAATGGATTGTTGGCAATGGTTGGGATCAAAATCTTTGGCCCGACAAAAAATTCCCAACCAAGGATTCCCTAGACAAATATTTCCCCGAAATCCCAATATTTCTATCTCGTGTTGACTATCACGCGGCCCTCGTAAACAGTAAAGCGCTAGCTGCTGCATCGATTGATAGTGTTTTTATGGTTGATGGCGGACTTATATCTTCTAATGAAGAGGGTAAACTGGACGGTATATTAGTTGACAACGCGATGAAACTCGTGAGTGAACATATCCCTTTAGAACATAAAGATGTTCTTGTCAAAATGCTACAACGTACACAAGACTCCCTTTTTTCTGTTGGTCTAACATCTATCGTCGACGCTGGCCTAACAGAACAACAAATCGATTATTTAAAAGTCTTTTACAATGCAGACTCGCTTCAGATTCGCAATTATGCCATGGTTGCAGCTAATCCGAAGAGCGTGAAAAACTATTTACGGTCAGGTACATTCGAATCAGAACGTTTGACAGTTCGTTCATTCAAGCTTATGGCCGATGGTGCCTTAGGCTCCCGTGGGGCTTGTTTATTGCATCCCTATCATGATGCTCCGACCAATGGATTTCTATTACAGAGTCCTGAGGAGTTTGATAAACTGATAAAAGAGTTAGCCAACAGCAACTTTCAAGTTAATACGCATGCGATCGGCGACTCTGCCAATCGCCTCATCTTAGATACCTATGGAAAATATCTAAAGCAGGGAAAAGACAGAAGATGGCGCATAGAACATGCGCAAATTATTGCTCCCGAGGATTTCAAGAAATTTAAACAATTTGCAATAATACCATCTGTTCAACCTACCCATGCAACCTCTGACATGTATTGGGCAGAAGACCGCCTAGGGCACGATCGAATGAAGGGTGCATATGCTTATCGAGATTTACTAGAACAGTATGGCCTACTAGCTTTAGGAAGTGATTTCCCCGTGGAACATTACAATCCTATGTATGGTTTCCACGCAGCTGTAGCGCGTGTTGATAAAAACAATTTCCCAAAAGGCGGGTTTCAAATTGAAAATGCAATAACGCGAGAGCAAGCACTTCGCGGCATGACGATATGGGCAGCGTATGCTTGTTTTCAAGAAAAGAAGAGAGGAAGCATTGAAAAAGGTAAAGATGCTGATTTCGTATTGCTCGATGAAGACATTATGCAGGTTGCACCCGAAAAACTACGCAACATAAAAACCCTACAAACTTTCGTAGCCGGAGAATCCGTATTCAAAAGGAAATAA